The genomic interval GCTTGACGACGATGAGCACGAGCCAGAGCAGATACAGCCCGGCCGCGACGAGCATGACGTTCATGACCGCCAGGCTATGAATCCACGCCAATGATCGGCCAAAGATCCGGTTGCCCTAGCCGATACCGCAGGACTGCGAGCACAACACGTCGTCACCGTCGTAGCCCGGGCCCTCCTCGTCCCCGGACCCGGTGTGGCCCCGATCGTTCGGCGCCTGGGCATCGACCACCGCCCTGACGATCAGGGCGATGCACCCGCAGACCAGGACTACGGCGGCGACGAGGGTGACGGTTTCCATAGCCGCAACCTAGGAACGTCGACCTATGGGCTGCTTAACGTTCGGTTGGAGACCGACGGGCTTACGTCAGCTTCACCCGGGCTGCGACGAAGCGGGCCAACGCCGGGGCGAAGCGGTTGAAGTGGTACTGCAGGTGCGCTTCCGGAGTCACCGGCACCACCGCGCGCCCCCGCTCGACGGCCCGGACGATCTGCGCCGCCACCTTCTCCGGGCCGTAGCCGCGCATCCGGTAGAGGTTGTCGTATTTGACCTGCCTGCGGGCCTGCTCCTCACCCGAGACACCCGAGAATCTGGTCGTGGCAACGATATTCGTGTGGACGATGCCGGGGCAGACGGTGTGTACCTCGATGCCCTTCCCCGCCAGCTCGGCACGCAGGCAGTCGGAGAACATGAATACCGCCGACTTGCTGGTCGAGTACGCGCTGAACCCGCGCTGCGGCATGTAGGCGGCCATGCTGGACAGGTTCACGATGTGCCCGCCGAGCCCACGCTCGGCCATGGCGGCACCGAAGGTGCGGCAGCCGTTGATCACGCCGCCCAGGTTCACCCGCAGCACCCGGTCGAATTCGCTCGCGCTGGTGGCGAAGAAGTCGCCGGCCTGCCCGATGCCCGCGTTGTTGATCAGGATGTCGGGCACACCGTGCGCGGACTGTACGGCGGCGGCGTGCTCGGCCACGGCGGCCCCGTCGGAGACGTCGAGCGCGTAGGGATGCGCGAGACCCCCTGCGGCGGTGATGAGTTCGGCGGTTTCCTTGGCCGCGTCCGCGTCGATGTCGGACAGCACGATCTCGGCGCCGCGGCGCGCGAACTCCAGCGCCGTCTCCCGGCCGATCCCGCTGCCGCCCCCGGTGATCACGACGAGCTGATCCTCGAACGGCCGGCGCTCCCGGCCCACCTCGGCCCGTCGCAGCGCCCGCGTGGCCGTGCCGCCGCCGACCGACTCCACGAGTTCGGTGGTCGCCGTGGCCAGCAGTTCGGGGTGTGAGAACGGCAGCCAGTGGCCGCTGCCCACCTCGCGGCGCCACAACCGCGGCGCCCACTGCTGGGTGTCGGCGTATCCGGCCGGTCGTACCGCCACGTCCCGGCGCGCGATGACGAGTTGCACCGGAACCTCGGTGCGGCGTTCGCGCGGATTCAGCAGGCGCTGCACGATATTGGCGCGGTAGATCCGCATCCCGTCGAAGAAGTCGGAACGGAACGCCGGGCCCAGTTTCACGTTCCGCGGCTCGGTCTCGTTCATCAGCCCGACGAAGCGCTGCCACACCTTCTCCGCCGACAACGGCCGCAGCACCACCCGCGGGACGCCCGGCGTCATGAACAGGAAGGTGTAGGCCGAGGACAGCAGCTGGGTGAACGGCCCCCACACCGCACCGCGAGACAGCTTGTCGCGCATCCACTTTCCCAGGTGGTCCAGGTTGGGTCCGGAGACCGAGGTGAACGAGGCGATCCGGTCGGCGGCGTTCGGTTCGCACACCGCCTCCCACATCTCGACCGAACCCCAGTCGTGCGCGAGCACGTGGACGGGCCTGCCGGGACTGACCGCGTCCGCGACGGCGAAGAAGTCGGCGGCGAACCGATCCAGCCGGTAGTCCGCGGTGCGGGTGGTGCGGGTGGACCGGCCGTGCCCGCGGGTGTCGTAGGCGACCACATGGAACCTGTCGGCGAGCAACGGGATTACCCGGTCCCAGAGGTGATGGTCGTCGGGCCAGCCGTGCACCAGCACGATGGTTTCGGCGTCCGGGTCACCGTATTCGTAGACGGCTAGGTCGAATTCGCCGCTGCGGACGGTCCGCTCCACATCCGGAACGGGAATCTGGTCGGTCACGATGTTCTCCTTCGGCATGTCGCCGGGCGGGCGGGGATTCACAGATCCAGTACCAAACGGTCACCGTCGCAACGGGATACGCAGATCAGCATGGCACCGTCGGCGCGCTCGTCCGGAGTGAGCACGGTGTCGCGGTGGTCGACCGCGCCGGACAGCACCCGGACCTTGCAGGTGCGGCAGAATCCCTGCCGACAGGAGTACGCGGTGTCGGGTCGTGCCGCCAGCACCTGTTCCAGCGCCGTCCGGTCGGCGGGTACCGCCACCACCTCGCCGGTGCGGGCCAGCTCCACCGTGAACGGCCTGCCGTCGACGACCGGCGGCGCCGAGAATCGCTCGGAATGCAGTTCCACGCCGGGCATGTCGCGCACGGCGGCGGCGATCGCGGCGGTCATCGGCACCGGGCCGCAGCAGTACACCGAGGTGTCGGGCCCCACTCGCGGCAGCAGGTCCGCGGCGGTGGGCAGGCCGTGCTCGTCGTCGGTGCGCACGGTCTCGCGCGCGCCGAAACTCTCGATCTCGGCCAGGAACGGGATGGTGTCGCGGCTGCGCCCGGTGTACACCATCGACCAGTCCACGCCGAGCCGGTGGGCCATGCGCACCATCGGCAGAATCGGTGTGATGCCGATCCCGCCGGCCACGAAATGCACTCGGGTGGCGTCGGATCCGTAACCGGGCAGGACGAACGGGAAGGCGTTGCGGGGACCGCGGACGGTCACGCGCGCACCGGCGCGCAGCGACTCGTGCACCTCCAGCGATCCGCCGCCGCCGTCCGGGATGCGCCGCACCGCGATCCGGTAGTGGCGCCGGTCGGCCGGGTCGCCGCACAGCGAGTACTGCCGCAGCGTGCCCGAGGGCAGCTCCAGATCGAGGTGCGCGCCGGGCCGCCAGCTCGGCAGCTCCCGGCCGTCCGGCGCGGTGAGCAGCAGGCTGATCACGTCGGAGTCGTGGGCCTCCACCCGGCGCTGCACCACCGTCATGCTCAGCCGGCGGTCGTCCACGCGACCGGCGGGGCGGCGCCGGTTGACCAAGGCGCTCCAGCGGAAGCGGGTTTCGGCGACGGTGTGGAACACCCGCATCGCGCGATCCGTCCGGGGGCGGCCGTACAGATCGGCCGGTGGTCGATCGGGCCCCGTGCGATGCGTGGTCACGACGAGATCGCCTGCGCAGCCGGGGATTTCGCCAGGTACGCCACGGCCTGGGCGGTGGACCCGACCGACGCCGGGGTGTAGCCGGGCTGGAACACCGACAGCGCGCTCCACAGCAGCGACGGGACGCCCGGCAGCGCGCCACGCCACATCGCGCCGAAGATCTTCAGTGTCAGTCGCGGATAGCGCAGGTTGGGCAGCGAATCGTCCTGCTGCACAAGGTACTTGGTGCCGCGCATCAGCAGCGCGACGAAGATCGGGAACGTGATGAGCATCAGCGCGCAGCGCCGCACATAGCCGATGTCGAAATACTCGGCGACCTCGTGCGCGACGAAGCGGTGCTCCACCTCCTCCGCCCCGTGCCAGCGGAACAGATCCAGCACGTTCAGGTCCGCGCCGAACCGCTCGAGGTCGGCGTTGAGCACCCAGTCGCCGAGGAAGGCGAAGAAGTGCTCGAGGGTGGCGATGAAGCCGAGGCGTTCGACCAGGGCCTGGAATTCCGCGCGGGCGGACCGGCCGTCGCGGGGGCCGAGCGTCGTGCGGAACAGGAATTCCATCTGGCGCACGTACGGCTCGACATCTATGCCGTGCGCCGCGAACACCTCGTCGAGCACGCCGTTGTGAGTTTCGGCGTGCATCGACTCCTGACCGATGAACCCGAGCATCTGCTCACGCAGCTTCTCGTCCTTGACCAGTGGCAGCGCCTCGGAGAACGTCCGGCAGAACATCCGCTCGCCCTCGGGCAGCAGCAGGTTCAGCGCATTGATCAGGTGGGACCCGATCGGCTCGGCCGACATCCAGTGCAGCGGGGTGTCGCGCC from Nocardia wallacei carries:
- a CDS encoding SDR family oxidoreductase, which codes for MTDQIPVPDVERTVRSGEFDLAVYEYGDPDAETIVLVHGWPDDHHLWDRVIPLLADRFHVVAYDTRGHGRSTRTTRTADYRLDRFAADFFAVADAVSPGRPVHVLAHDWGSVEMWEAVCEPNAADRIASFTSVSGPNLDHLGKWMRDKLSRGAVWGPFTQLLSSAYTFLFMTPGVPRVVLRPLSAEKVWQRFVGLMNETEPRNVKLGPAFRSDFFDGMRIYRANIVQRLLNPRERRTEVPVQLVIARRDVAVRPAGYADTQQWAPRLWRREVGSGHWLPFSHPELLATATTELVESVGGGTATRALRRAEVGRERRPFEDQLVVITGGGSGIGRETALEFARRGAEIVLSDIDADAAKETAELITAAGGLAHPYALDVSDGAAVAEHAAAVQSAHGVPDILINNAGIGQAGDFFATSASEFDRVLRVNLGGVINGCRTFGAAMAERGLGGHIVNLSSMAAYMPQRGFSAYSTSKSAVFMFSDCLRAELAGKGIEVHTVCPGIVHTNIVATTRFSGVSGEEQARRQVKYDNLYRMRGYGPEKVAAQIVRAVERGRAVVPVTPEAHLQYHFNRFAPALARFVAARVKLT
- a CDS encoding PDR/VanB family oxidoreductase; amino-acid sequence: MTTHRTGPDRPPADLYGRPRTDRAMRVFHTVAETRFRWSALVNRRRPAGRVDDRRLSMTVVQRRVEAHDSDVISLLLTAPDGRELPSWRPGAHLDLELPSGTLRQYSLCGDPADRRHYRIAVRRIPDGGGGSLEVHESLRAGARVTVRGPRNAFPFVLPGYGSDATRVHFVAGGIGITPILPMVRMAHRLGVDWSMVYTGRSRDTIPFLAEIESFGARETVRTDDEHGLPTAADLLPRVGPDTSVYCCGPVPMTAAIAAAVRDMPGVELHSERFSAPPVVDGRPFTVELARTGEVVAVPADRTALEQVLAARPDTAYSCRQGFCRTCKVRVLSGAVDHRDTVLTPDERADGAMLICVSRCDGDRLVLDL
- a CDS encoding metal-dependent hydrolase, whose protein sequence is MKLLPLRAGRETIDPGEVALQARNVHFDWRDTPLHWMSAEPIGSHLINALNLLLPEGERMFCRTFSEALPLVKDEKLREQMLGFIGQESMHAETHNGVLDEVFAAHGIDVEPYVRQMEFLFRTTLGPRDGRSARAEFQALVERLGFIATLEHFFAFLGDWVLNADLERFGADLNVLDLFRWHGAEEVEHRFVAHEVAEYFDIGYVRRCALMLITFPIFVALLMRGTKYLVQQDDSLPNLRYPRLTLKIFGAMWRGALPGVPSLLWSALSVFQPGYTPASVGSTAQAVAYLAKSPAAQAISS